CCAAAAAGGCTGAGGCTTAAATACCAACTAGCGGTGGTCCAATGATGGTGGCGTGCTAATAAAACAATTTCGTTAATCATGGTGGCAAAGGTTGTCAGGCCACCCATAATACCAGCACCTAAAAAAAGTTGCCATAATGGTGGCAGTGAACTGGGCAAATCCCAGCCAAGCAATAGGGCCCCACTAAGGTTGATGATGAAGGTAGCGAGAGGGAAGGCCCAACGTTGATTGAGTGGCTT
This genomic window from Lactobacillus sp. CBA3606 contains:
- a CDS encoding CrcB family protein yields the protein MLIAVSLVGGGAALGALTRYGVMTLAKPLNQRWAFPLATFIINLSGALLLGWDLPSSLPPLWQLFLGAGIMGGLTTFATMINEIVLLARHHHWTTASWYLSLSLFGGLSFVWLGTLL